A window of Chitinophagales bacterium contains these coding sequences:
- a CDS encoding type I restriction enzyme HsdR N-terminal domain-containing protein, translated as MEAKLFKDFNFSLLEDPRFKEESVREELIAPIIKDLGYSNSGNTQVIRNNRLKHPFVSIGSSRKNVTVIPDYLMEVNEKPAWIFEAKSPTEDITDTKHIEQAYSYAIHPEIRVNYFALCNGHHFVLYNISRPKPIFHFSLRAIDLYRSMLKELLSPTKVFTYPDEALSKDLGLHIKRLGFKSSDTILIIGSNPLFLMKYDDNLFSYSSPVGDEKTEYLGTYDFDLEVAKQLRPIVGEKNFTQLMQPTNGRQLRFNLDRKLNLNIRIALPEQENLIENDKEIYLPLLLKEFVK; from the coding sequence ATGGAAGCCAAACTTTTTAAAGACTTTAATTTTTCACTATTAGAAGACCCTAGATTCAAAGAAGAAAGTGTTAGAGAAGAATTGATAGCTCCAATAATTAAAGACCTCGGATACAGCAATTCGGGAAACACTCAGGTTATTCGAAATAATCGATTAAAGCATCCTTTTGTTTCAATTGGTTCAAGCCGAAAAAATGTAACTGTAATCCCAGACTATTTAATGGAAGTCAATGAAAAGCCAGCTTGGATATTTGAGGCAAAGTCACCTACGGAAGATATAACCGACACAAAACATATTGAGCAAGCATATTCTTATGCTATTCATCCCGAGATTAGAGTGAATTACTTTGCTCTGTGCAACGGACATCATTTTGTCCTATATAATATTAGCAGACCAAAGCCAATATTCCATTTTTCACTAAGAGCAATTGACTTATACAGAAGTATGCTAAAGGAGTTACTTAGTCCGACAAAGGTATTTACTTACCCAGACGAAGCACTAAGTAAAGATTTAGGACTACATATCAAAAGGTTAGGCTTTAAAAGTTCTGACACAATTTTAATTATAGGAAGCAACCCTTTGTTTCTTATGAAGTATGATGACAACCTATTCAGTTATTCTTCTCCCGTAGGTGACGAAAAGACCGAATATTTAGGCACGTATGACTTTGACTTAGAAGTTGCAAAACAGCTTAGACCAATAGTTGGTGAAAAAAACTTCACACAATTAATGCAGCCAACAAATGGTAGACAATTGCGTTTTAATTTAGACAGAAAACTTAATCTCAACATCAGAATTGCATTACCCGAGCAAGAAAATCTCATTGAAAATGACAAAGAGATTTATCTGCCTTTATTACTCAAGGAATTTGTTAAGTAA
- a CDS encoding ATP-binding protein: MSKLIDIGVEGDHIESLTKANGITALSELIWNSLDADSTEVHVEIRPNGLGGYQYIKVKDNGHGLTYENAQDVFSRLGGSAKKIKTQSPNGRQYHGKEGKGRSKSLALGDLVKFKSIYEDKGIFSEFTATIDRNKLSTTEVSDLKQLKKGEKQSGFTVEIENINLKNAETAIKYENRKELEEKFASYWISYPTFKIFFNGKELEFSSLIKNSDQTDCTVEKDETIHSFLIKVIEWNFENKKKTYLCNSQGIPFLDTNLGIRSSIPISVFIQADYIETLQRENTIDFYENDEILIPVFKIAKEFAREYVRKRLHQYSKEFINDLKSKGIYPYKEPAENILEESKRQVFDIVALQIHEYFPSFNEQDDKNKKLTLTLISEALENDSKNLRKILTEVVELPEEKREDLAELLDRTSLSSMIDTMTEIKNRLNFLTGLEQIIYDKKLNKNIRERKHLHKIIVNETWIYGDEYTYGVDDITLKNVLKEYLRSCLKRDDFEEVCDSDDNSELQTIPDVCLWHQYSQGKAGVENLVIELKKPIVDAGWDEKTQIESYATKVANDRRFPKNKTRWKFILVTKDIKPEIEPLLSQKNRKYGHIHEGDNFDVFILTWGDIITEAKTRHNFIKEKLNLNLEGNEEGLNYLRSKYKEYLPNEF, translated from the coding sequence ATGAGCAAACTTATAGACATAGGAGTTGAAGGAGACCACATTGAGTCGTTGACTAAAGCAAACGGTATTACTGCTTTATCGGAACTTATTTGGAATAGTCTTGATGCTGACTCTACAGAAGTTCATGTTGAAATAAGACCTAATGGCTTAGGGGGCTACCAATATATTAAGGTGAAAGATAACGGACACGGTCTGACATATGAAAATGCCCAAGATGTTTTCTCAAGATTAGGCGGCTCTGCAAAAAAAATAAAAACACAAAGTCCAAATGGTCGACAGTATCATGGAAAAGAAGGAAAAGGTCGCTCTAAAAGCCTTGCGTTAGGAGATTTAGTTAAGTTCAAAAGCATTTATGAAGACAAGGGTATTTTTTCAGAATTTACTGCAACCATCGACAGAAACAAATTATCAACTACAGAAGTCAGCGATTTAAAGCAACTCAAGAAAGGAGAAAAGCAATCAGGTTTTACAGTTGAAATTGAAAATATCAATCTTAAAAACGCTGAAACAGCAATAAAATATGAAAATCGCAAGGAACTAGAGGAAAAATTTGCTTCATATTGGATAAGCTATCCGACGTTTAAAATCTTTTTCAACGGAAAAGAATTAGAATTTTCTTCTTTAATAAAAAACTCCGACCAAACAGATTGCACAGTTGAAAAAGATGAAACAATACATAGCTTTTTGATAAAGGTTATAGAATGGAATTTTGAAAATAAGAAAAAGACCTATTTATGCAACTCTCAAGGAATTCCGTTCTTAGATACCAATCTTGGGATTAGGTCTAGCATACCAATATCGGTTTTTATACAAGCCGATTACATAGAAACTCTGCAAAGAGAGAATACAATAGACTTCTACGAAAATGACGAAATTTTAATCCCTGTTTTTAAAATTGCAAAAGAATTTGCAAGAGAATATGTCAGAAAAAGATTGCATCAATATTCAAAAGAATTTATTAATGATTTGAAATCGAAAGGAATCTATCCATATAAAGAACCCGCTGAAAATATTTTAGAGGAGTCAAAACGTCAAGTATTTGATATCGTTGCATTACAAATCCACGAGTATTTTCCAAGCTTCAATGAACAAGATGACAAAAACAAGAAGTTAACGCTAACATTGATAAGTGAGGCTCTAGAAAATGATTCTAAAAATTTAAGGAAAATACTGACTGAAGTAGTAGAGCTTCCTGAGGAAAAACGTGAAGATTTAGCTGAGTTGCTTGATAGAACATCGCTTTCAAGTATGATTGATACAATGACGGAAATAAAAAATCGCCTTAATTTCCTGACTGGATTAGAACAAATTATTTACGACAAGAAATTAAATAAGAATATTCGTGAAAGAAAACACTTACATAAAATCATTGTAAATGAAACTTGGATTTATGGTGACGAATATACTTACGGAGTAGATGACATTACCCTTAAAAATGTTTTGAAAGAATATTTAAGAAGCTGTCTAAAAAGAGACGATTTTGAAGAGGTTTGTGATTCTGACGACAATAGCGAACTTCAGACAATTCCTGATGTATGCTTATGGCATCAATATAGCCAAGGCAAAGCTGGGGTAGAAAATTTAGTTATAGAATTAAAAAAGCCAATCGTTGATGCCGGCTGGGACGAAAAAACACAGATTGAATCCTACGCAACAAAGGTTGCTAATGATAGACGGTTTCCGAAAAATAAAACTCGTTGGAAGTTCATTCTAGTGACAAAAGACATTAAGCCAGAAATTGAGCCTCTTCTTAGTCAGAAAAATAGAAAATACGGACATATTCACGAAGGTGACAATTTTGATGTGTTCATTCTCACCTGGGGAGACATAATCACAGAAGCGAAGACAAGACACAACTTTATTAAGGAAAAATTAAACCTCAACCTAGAG